In a genomic window of Oreochromis aureus strain Israel breed Guangdong linkage group 13, ZZ_aureus, whole genome shotgun sequence:
- the marveld1 gene encoding MARVEL domain-containing protein 1, whose amino-acid sequence MPPQPPQPQVRGNILKFLRSFMGITRILQIVFGACLWVTIAANKYGGSIHFVLFVAVFFWLLTLALFFLTLLDKQDLVPLLGGDRWSCTNLAHDVFASVLYLPAIGVMIYNTDRNSFCNLPQYKHPCLYKVYLTAAVFACFSCLAYLLSVIFGACRKCQRG is encoded by the coding sequence atGCCACCCCAACCTCCCCAGCCGCAGGTGAGGGGGAACATCCTGAAGTTCCTCAGGAGTTTTATGGGAATTACGCGGATCCTGCAGATCGTGTTCGGAGCCTGCCTGTGGGTCACCATCGCCGCCAACAAATACGGGGGGTCTATCCACTTCGTGCTGTTCGTCGCTGTCTTCTTTTGGCTCCTCACCCTGGCCCTTTTCTTCCTCACCCTGCTGGACAAGCAGGACCTCGTGCCTTTGCTGGGAGGGGATCGCTGGTCGTGCACCAACCTGGCGCACGACGTGTTCGCCTCGGTGCTCTACCTGCCGGCCATAGGCGTCATGATCTACAATACCGATCGAAACTCCTTCTGCAACTTGCCTCAGTACAAGCATCCATGTCTGTACAAAGTCTACCTGACAGCCGCTGTGTTCGCCTGCTTCAGCTGCCTGGCTTACCTCCTGTCCGTTATTTTTGGAGCGTGCAGAAAGTGTCAAAGAGGGTAA
- the LOC116316634 gene encoding arginine vasopressin-induced protein 1-like: MPPLPVFLWMDSGPASPSSSMLAGRSTLWRLSERRSRKAGSANIFSNVNLWQLQRLFRAAGDQDAEQRAQLIWGHGDEAELAKALIGLRARSHRKGLRTNGRDALGTHWLRAFSHLRIGESSPSSQGKDPSEESDSEAGAQSSPEPRRHTSVGTGRVAGSSVVLNESQDPAMTPEKPVRSNSVLRRGGENKPERYLHRILH; encoded by the exons ATGCCACCTTTGCCCGTGTTTCTCTGGATGGATAGTGGACCCGCCTCACCTTCTTCCTCCATGTTGGCGGGCCGTTCCACATTGTGGCGTCTGTCTGAGAGGAGGAGCAGAAAGGCCGGCTCAGCGAACATTTTCAGCAATGTGAATCTGTGGCAGCTTCAGAGGCTCTTCAGGGCAGCAGGGGACCAGGATGCGGAGCAGAGGGCCCAGTTAATTTGGGGCCACGGAGATGAGGCTGAACTTGCTAAGGCCTTAATAGGACTGAGGGCCCGAAGCCACCGCAAAGGGCTGAGGACTAATGGAAGGGATGCGTTGGGCACACACTGGCTGCGAGCCTTCAGCCACCTCAG GATTGGGGAGAGCTCACCAAGCAGCCAGGGGAAGGATCCCAGCGAGGAGAGTGATTCTGAGGCAGGAGCACAGAGCAGTCCAGAGCCCCGAAGACACACCTCAGTAGGAACAGGAAGAGTAGCAGGGTCCTCAGTGGTACTAAATGAGAGCCAGGACCCTGCAATGACACCTGAGAAACCAGTCAGATCCAACTCAGTACTGAGAAGAGGAGGGGAGAACAAACCAGAGCGATACCTCCACCGAATACTCCACTGA